From the genome of Cololabis saira isolate AMF1-May2022 chromosome 4, fColSai1.1, whole genome shotgun sequence:
AGAGATAAACATTGTTTCACATAGCTGTTAATAAAAAAGATATGATAGCATGACAGCACTTTCCCTCCTGGAAGTATGAACATATAAGCTgttatatatacattatatttatacattcacactataaaataatttaaaaaaatcattgaGCATAAATCATAATCATTTTATTACAATATTAGAATTTGTACACATTTTCCTCTCCATCACCAtttcatttaaaattttattacataaatatactTAAAAATGTAGAATAACAAAAGtcaaatttattataaaaaaaaaaattaagaaacagaAGTATTACCTGATGGAAGCTTGAGGaatgtttatcttttctttaaacaaaaGCCACACAAGTCAGAGAAGACATCTACTCTCCAAAAATTCTCTGTCACACAAAAatagatgtagaaaaaaaaaatcatatttactCATTAATTAGTCCTCATTAGACATGGGAGTTCTCTTGGAGTGAATGTGTATAAGTAGAATCAACCAAAATactagaagaaaaagaaaaagacactgTCCTTTAATCCTTTTCTCCAAAAGTGTATGTCTAACAACCTCGTGGTCACCAAAGTGATTTGAATCTGAGATCCCGTTTAAAATGCATGCAAAATAAATACACCGTTCAATGATGCAACCCTGCTTCTGTCTATCATCTAGTGTCAGTCTGGGTCAATCTTTAGTCCCGAACCAACAACTCTACGATCACAAAGGGTATCTCtgtcattttaaaacattttcttgaaCATCACTGTCAGTAAGCAACTCTTATTTGAGTTAGAACCAGGGAGCGTTTAACAGAACTGCTAGTTTACATGGAGTCAGGCCCCAAAGGTGGctacaataaaaaaattaaataaaaaaacatgcagaCACTTGCAAAACAAAATGTACATAAAGATGAAACCAAGTATACATCCATATAATCCACATGACGTGAAGTGTGGCAAACCTGGAGCAAGTAAAAGATGAAATAAAGTGatacaaaataattaaatacagtATACATGCATGTTGGCCTATAgaggaaataaaaatgaacatgtCACAAAAGTGTGCTAAAAATATGTGCATGTCACCAGTATGTGCTGATGTAAACCTCATCAACCTCAAAACATCTATGTGATCATGTGGCTAAACTAAAGTCCCGATATGTGACATAGATCCATTCAAACGTACTTTAGACCTTCAGAGTTGAGAGCGGAGGGCTAAGTGTTCTGCAGCAGTGGTGCCATTTTCCTCAAAGGGTTCTGGGAAGTTGCTAAGATGCAAAGGTCACAGCATCTTACCGCCTCCTCACAGGGTCCATGTGTAGCATGCTGTTGATGAGACTGAGTGGTGGTGGGGTGGACACCTGGGGACACCAATGTTCAAGAATAAAGAACTCCTGGGTGTTTGATTTTATGTACACAGCGTGACCGGACCAGCGTTAATAGCCTTCCTTCTGAGTGATCAAGTGATCCTGGATCCGCTGCAGCATCTCCTGCATCCGCCGCAACTGTGAGGAGAGATGAATGCGACGTTAGTTACTGATCTGATTTGACACATTTACATTAATGTGAAATCTGGACACGCTGACTGGCTGTGCAGGGTTTTATTGGGAACTAATTATTTAGGCATGACTGCACAGACAACAAATCAATAACACCCGAGAGATCATGTACTCTACATCACGTGACCTGTGCTGAACAAGTGCAGGGAATAGGTGGAGCCAACACCTCCTCCTTAGCTACACTATAAATATCACGTTAGACCACACAGAGCATCTCAGGAAACTAAAATACGTTTATATCAGCTTGCTGCCCAACACTCTATTTTCTGTTAATAAATCAAaccaatctttttttattatttccttaAAGCAGGCTGTTAATGTTAATGTGCAGTACCACAATTACTGCCCTTGATGCTGTGAGGTGTGTGGGGGAAGTGTTGCAGTCATGACCTCATTCCCACATTTCCACACACTGTGTATCTACCACAACATTGCCATGTTTAATTAAATTTAGAAGTGTTAACACAAAGAATgataatggaaaaataaaatcaaatgaaggaaacatgtttattagatgaaaagcagattttgaAGGGAAGGAAGATGGAAAATCTGTGTTTGTATTGTCAGGACTGTGCTGGACAAGCTCTCAACACACAACACACTAAAACCAGACCGTTCTTTTTAGTCATGCTTGAACTTTAAAATAATAGCATTAACAGCACTCatttgaaaaattaaaataagaatCTATAAGATAATACATGTTACTCCCTCTAACAATATTTGTTCTATTAATGTTTGCcgagttttgttttaaatcaatAATCTATACTGTTTCAGATAATTATAACTCTCTCTCCGTCCTTGTCACTTATTACCATTCAACTTAACAGTAAACATAACAGTGCAAGTAGAGCTGTGTCTAAAAACATCTGTCTTCTAATTGAACTCAATCTTTATTTAAATGATCTGATATCATTTCATAAAATCATGTGAACAGTATAACACTTGTTTTTCAAGTGGATGTGTGAATCCTGATCAATTATCTACATTTGGATCTCATAGGCATCTTTGATATGATACCTTTGCAAAACTACTCTTACTATAATCTCCCTGAACACGGTTAGTGAATTGAATCTATAATCAAACTGGCATAATTGAGAATAAGAAATTAATCAAGTCAGGAAGTCAGAGGTGATGCCGTCCATGTTGGTGCTTAACGTGCAACAAACAATAGTTTATTCATTCAGGGTTAAACACAGAGTTGAATGTGTTAAAAGCTGCTGATAAATACCGGACTCCTACAAAAGTCCACACGAGGTGGAAGTAATTAAATGATAGCCTGATTATACTGTTAAGTATCCTGGTTCTGTTGATGTCATTGTAGCTCAATGTGAATCATGTCTAAAACTCAGAAGTGCTCAAATAGCAAATtatgaataataaatattaaAGTTTTTGACTCACAGACCACAAGTTTAAAATACACGTTAATGTATAACATTTCATCTTTTGAGGCTTTAAAGAGATCTGACTGTTTTTCAATacagaatgaaaagaaaagaaaagaaaagaaaagaaaagaaaacagaaagatTTGATGGATAAACAGGATTGTAAGCTAGACTCTCAGAGGGCTTCATCAGCTTTCTGATCTGACTGTGTCTCTCGGCCGGGCTGAGGGTCATGATGCTCAGAGTTGTGGTGAGAGTCGTGCTCTTGATTGTGATGAGACCCCAGTTCACGGTTGGCGTGTCGTACCTCCTCGTCTTTCTCTCGGATGAGCTTCTCTGTCTCGCTCTCTGCCACTCCAGACACCATGGGTATGGGGAAATCTGTGCCGCTCTCTCTCGTTAGTTTACTGCAAATTAAGTGAGTGAAAGTTAAATGAGTTAAAGAGAAAAATGTCATATTTAAAAGTATTTTCCTCACCCCTTTCTCTGTGAAATATGATTAACTGCTGAACTCTttcaaacaactaaaacatttcAGAATTTAAAGTAATGGATTGTTTCATTACACTCTTCTACAAGTATTATTTTAAATGGCCCCCTCTGTGTGTCTCTCGGGTTTCGCTGTGAGCATACTTGCGGTTGCGTTCCTTGACGACCATGCGGGTCATGCTCTGGATACACTGGGCTCTGTAGTTCTCATAGTGGGTCTCCCGGGTCACATCCTTGAGGTCTTGCATATGCGTACGAACAAGCATGTTTCTCAGCTTCACAAAATCACAGTGTGCCGAGTTCTCCACTGCAACCCAAACACAGAACCTCCGATTTAATGTCAGCTCCTTCAGGAACCACTAACCAAACCACCTCTGCAATGCAGGCAGCTGTAAGTCTAACTGTAAAAACGATCAATGAACAGACACAAGATGTGAGCTTGAGTATAAAGAGCAATGCAAAATGTATATGTGATCCTTATGGGCTCATTTCTCCCTCCATCGTGTaagtgtaaatgtaaatgtaccttCTACGATGCCCCACGGATAGAGACGGCCCCGCACCCTCTTCCCTTTGGCCTCCACCACTGTGTTGCTGCCAATTACAGCAAAAGGAATGCTTTCCTTAAAAGCAGGACAGAAAGATCATAAAATTAAGATGATGTCTGAAAAGCATGTGGCAGGACAGGATGCAGATGTGTTTAATAATGGACCAGTGCAGCTCTAGATGCTGCAGTGCAGTGCATTTATAGCTTGCTGGCCTGCTCACATTTCTGAGTCATTGTCCTCCAAGTACCTCATTGCTGTCTGATCAAATTTGGAAGTATAACTCAGTTTTCAGTCCTGACACgcactttatttttgtattaatGACTGCAattcttttttgtgtttctgcaAGTAGCACCCAGCTCTCATCATAAGTTACACAGAGACAGAAGGATATATACTGGTACACCGATTTCCTCTCCATCCTCACTGCCAGCTCATAAAACAAGAGAAGGGTGGGCAAAGGTCGACTCATCAAGACTGTGAAGACTGCAGAGTCATGCATTTATACCGTCTGCGTATTCAGCTTAAAATTTCCTGAACTCAAGTAATTGCATTCATGCATTTAGATGTGTTCAGGCCAATAAATTAgttctatgaaaaaaaaacatattgttTCCTGTGACTGACATTGACACTGATTTGGGGTTTGATGTGCAGACTCACTATTTTGATTTGACAACACACATACCTAAATAGGAGGAACTGATTTAGTGTACCAGCGCTTTGATATGAAGAACTAGCTTTTTTTCATGGAACTCATCAAAttaacataattataactaaaaTCATGTTTGTAAAAGATTTTGTTGAGATCTTTCATAGAAAAGACTACCTGACGTTTGAAATTTGTGGACATAACCGGAGAAAGGATTTATTCTTCTCAGTGCTTTATCGGGTCTCTGTGTTCGTGGATAATTCTGTCTGTTGTTTCTCAGGGTGAGATCAGGTGATTAATTCAGTTCTTCTCACATTTTAGAAAGTCTTAGGTTGCTTTCTGAATAGGGTTTGGGTCTAACTTTTGACAAGTTTGTGTTTTCTCAGGGGCTCATCCCATTTTTAGGCACTTTCAGGGGATACTGTGAGATTGGACTGTTAGAGTAGTTTGTTCATCACTGTAAAACTCCAACTGGAGAAGTGGCAATGAAAAGAGAGAAGACAAAGAGCTCTGGAAGCTCTGATACTCACCTTCAGCTCATGGTCTTGCTGCTTGAattcctcatcctcatcagaGTCGCAGTCAGGGAATTGATATATCTTGATACCATACTGCTCAATCTCCTCTCTGATCTGCAGCGCCAGATGGGACGAGTCACAGAATGACAACACTCACGAAGATGCACTTGGAGATGTTATTGTTATTTCTATgaagtcattacagttttagcTACGTAATGAaacaatggttgttttttttttttccatcgcCTTGCCTTAAATTTCTTTTTCTTGACCTCACTTGGGGTGAGTGTGTCAGCTTTGGCCAAGATTGGGACGATGTTGACCTTCTCATGCAGAGCCTTCATGAATTCCACATCCAGAGGCCGCAGGCTAGAAATGATACCAAATCGCAGTCATTAAGGCTCTTGAGAAACATTTGTAACAAATTAACACTAAAAGCACTTGCAAATGTGTGAATTAATAATTTCTTTAATGATAATTTACTGTTACAAGTGATTGCTATAATTAGGTGAAATTCTCACTTAATGGCAACTTTCTGTCAAAGTATACAGAGGGGTGTGGATCAAGAgagaaatgttttattatagtGGGGATTTTTATAGTGGTCACATTTAGCGAGAATGTACACGCCATAAACCTGATCTATTATGTTTTGAAAGGCTGAGGGGCATTAGATTCAAGTCTAGAAGTCTTCAGATTGACAAGTTAACGGATCAGTTAGTGTTGGAGTAATTCAGTGACGTTGAAACATCTGAATAGTAATGACTGACGCTAACCATTAGAGGGAGCGGTTTCTCTTTATTTCACGTTGAGAATGAACTGCTGCATTACTTATATTTAGATTTATTCTTTTAGCAGACAGTTTTACTGAAATTGACTTGTAACAGAGGAACAATAGCGATACTTAAGTTTAATTGTGGATTTGTTCGATGATGAACACAGTGATTTGGAATATAATATCTGCATAAATCTGCTGCAAAAATACCACATCAGCACTCAGCACAAACAACTGTTTAATGTGAAAGCACTGCATAGAACGTAAATGTACCTGAAGGCAGCTGAGAACTGTTTTAACTCTGGGCAAGAGCCGCTGCATTAACAATTTATGGGGCTGAGTGTCTTCTTAGTGAGTACTCATTGGTGCACTAGATTTTTGATAGGTTTCTCTTAACCAGGACAATGAATGAAAACGTGTAGCATGATTACATTTGTGGTTAGCAAAGGAGAGTAAAAACAATTGTACCACGAACCTCTCCTGACTGACTATCACACAAAAACTGCAGCAGAGATCACAGAAGTGGTTAATACTCTGCAGTATTAGGAAAAGAGGACAACTGCAGCTTTGTCATACCCGTGACCGAAGggtgaaatgaaatagaggCAGCAGTGTACGCGGTTGTCCTGGATGTTCTTGCGGTTGAGGCCGCTCTCGTCCCTGAAGTACTGTTCAAACTGCTGGTCGATGTAGTCCGCCACCGACTTCCAGCTGGAGCAGAAACACACAGGAACTGAGCTGGTGGAGCTCGACTATTACATATGGTTCTTTAAACAACAACAGAGCTGAGTGATCAAGTAAAAAAACATCTGTTGCCGTCTATAAATGTCAATAGCTTGGTTTTGGCATTAAGAATGTAATCTGCTCATTAAAATATGTTTGACAAGTACCATTCGGTGTTGTTTACAGCATCCCCAAACCCAGGGGTGTCCACAATGGTGAGCTTCAGTTTGACGCCTTTCTCCTCTATGTCCACTGTGTGTTTGGTGATTTCTACCGTTTGTGTGATTCGCTCTACGGAAAGAGGTCAATAGACACCGCTGTTAGATATcagccatggcaacaaaaacaaacaaaaactcagAAGACGTGGGTTTCTTACCTTCAGCATTGAGCAGCTTTCTATCTTTGTACAGATCTGTGAGAAACAGGCTGTTGACCAGAGTGGACTTTCCCAGGCCAGACTCGCCTTCAAACAAGAAAcaacaaagggggaaaaaaacagcaaagcTTAAGACCTGGTGATTAGCAGCCTCTGCTAAGTAAAAGGTGGGCGAAGGATCAAATATCCACTAATGTCCAAACTAGGATTTACCTGCCACCATGAGTGTGAAGTCAAATCCTTTCTTGACCGATTTACGGTGCACCTGGTTTGGCAGTGTTGCGAAACCCACATACTCCTTATCCTGgtcctaaaaaaacaaacaaatgtcaAAAATAAACCAACCAGGGTACCAGACATTAATATGGATATATGCGTCGTAGTTTGATGCTTTCATCAAATACTCAAAATTTCAAATTGTGTAAGATTTTCTCTTCTAAATAAAGACAACACCACATACGAAAAATCCCACAAACAACACTGACATGTTTTTAGGCGTCATTCATTTTCAGCTTCAACAAAATCATGTACAAGCTTGATAAAGAATATCTTTCAGTCAGAGGAACATGTTTAAGCACCCAGCCTTAAACGTAAGCTGAAACAAGCACGACCTGTTTATCCTCTCTGAGTTCCTTTGCCTTGGAGTTTTACCTCATTATTGTTGTACGGGTCAAAAAGAGCCCAGGGACTTTTCGGCCTGGGGATGCCGAGAGGTGATGGCAAGTCAAACTCCACACTTTTGCTTTGTGGCAAGCTGGGGTCTGAACCTGAATCTGAGTGGGCCACACCCGGCACCGGGGGTTGCAGATAAGACGGAGTGTGAGGGTGTTCTTGGCCCTCAGCCTCGCCATCTGCATCATGAGCTCCATCTccatggtgatggtggtgatggtgaggcTCATGCATTATGTTCTCCACTTCCGAGTCGTCTGAATGGCTTGAATGCTAGACAGACACCGGggttggatggacggatggatgaggTGGTCCAGAAGATGAGAAGGAGAAAAGTGTGGGAAAATACAGGGTTGATAAGGAAAGGAAGACGTAGAGATCCAGAGGAGACGCTTTTAGAACTGATTGTCATGTTGacaatttttaaattttatgaGGAGACAAAGTGAATCCATTGACATCTACAATTCAATTCATAACTCTTGCAGCGCTAATCAGAAGCAAAAGAGCTGTATTTATGGTTGTTATTGGAAGACTGTCACATTGTTACTTAATCAGTTActttattttgatttaaaaaacaaatggtGATGTTAGCTCTTTCAGTACCACAGCTGGATAAATGATGTGATAGTAATACAACTTTTACTTCAAATTAAAAATCACTATAACATCATCTATAGATTACATTAGATTAGGATTGACATGGCATAACAAGATgtgtattttgtttgtttgaaataattgaaatgttgccatttAGAGAAATAAGCTGTGAAAATCAACATCCAAATTAAATGAGGACTGATTGATGATAATAAAATGATGACTTTAGGAACTTTTGGGGGGAGTTCAGTGATACCTGGGCAGCATCAGGGTGCCTGTTGTGATTAGGAGAGACTGGGCAGGAGTCCTGCTCGTCTGATGAAGAAGGAGGCTCATGATCAGTGTCCTCCATTACGATTGGGGCTACACTGCACTCTGCAATCTCCAGTCAAGGGGAGGTCATGGTCAGTATGACGAGAGGGGAGAACAAGTTCAGACAGAGAAAGACCAGGAGGGTGACGGAAATAAAAGATtacagaaaggaaaagaaacaacaaatgaagcaacataccaTTTAGCAAAGAGATGCTATGCTTAGATGAAATGGCATGAAGTTCAAATGACTGCTTGGTTGAGTAAGCAAAGAGATGACTTAAAAGGTGTGTCTAAGGATGTCTATTTCACTTGATTGTATAATGCATCAGCAGTAtagaggaccaaaactgacataactataaaagcagaaatgtatatatttagtttttccttttccttatacatgcaatccttgtttttacattcccttGTCTCCTATTCTCACTTTACCTTGTGCATTTCTGCTTcattatgtaaatgtaaatatgtaaatTGGTCCAGCTCCTGTACTatttatgggcagaaatatgtgccactagaaactgaatctgaatcacataatttgaatttgtattgtttaatttgaatcattgcattaaaaaactgaatctgaatcacataatttgaatctgcattttttaatttgaatcattgcattgaaaaactgaatctacattccgaaaaactgaatctacattcagctctcacaattcaaattcagttcttgaaattcaatttcaattctactgtgccagacatccgggtcttctggaggaacagcaatcgagtgcagatacaaagaactcgggtatcagtcacgtgacgttttttgttgtcagcgccatctggAGGACCGACATacccatacctgccaacacacacacacacacacacacacacacacacacacacacacacacacacacacacacacacacacacacacacacacacacacacacacacacacacacacacacacacacacacacacacacacacacacacacagcaccacCACCTCAGTGTGTGATTCAGTATGTATGTGGTTTAGAAGATGACATTATTGACAGCATTGTTTTTCGTTATTATTGTATGTAcaattgtatattgtattttattgttattaatattaaacatatttggctccaaaaaggctgtagagtcattttgggaggtacattttagcacatttcattgtagctatggatttaaagctaaTTAAAAGTCGTCTTGTTtatcagggcggggatgttgtgagtggagcattccaaccactaccccagaaaacctccctctttttcacagcccaatgttggcaggtatgggtatgtataaagtccatgacttaaaaatatagaatacaaagattagtaattaacggtgattacagctggaggttcctgtgaacagttttagaggcttcgcTTTTACTATTGctgtctatgggaaaaaagggattttttgttgcagtaccgcggctggccactgggagaaACCGGCGTGCTGCAGAGTGCGAGACCGGGGGGCTGGAATGTCCCCGGTCGGTCCTccagatggcgctgacaacaaataacgtcacgtgactgatacccaagttctttgtatctgcactcgattgctgttcctccagaagacccggatgtctggcacagtagaattgaaattgaatttcaagaactgaatttgaattgtgagagctgaatgtagattcagtttttcggaatgtagattcagtttttcaatgcaatgattcaaattaaacaatgcaaattcaaattatgtgattcagattcagttttttaatgcaatgattcaaattaaacaatacaaattcaaattatgtgattcagattcagttttttaatgcaattattcaagttgagcaattcaaattcaaatataaatgattcaaattcagtttctagtggcacatatttctgcccataactATTGCTCAATAACGGGTAGGATCCCGCTTCTTCCTGTTTCTTCAGTCAATCCCAGCAAAATTTACACGGTAAGTTTAATGATAAGCTAAAAAAACAtgcctgttaaaaaaaaaaaagtatgtattTTAGATCCTTGATTTTTGATGGCCTCCACAACTGTCCTGCAagtgttaaaaaatgtttattgtgttattctggaaaattatttttaaacagTTTATGTGCCTTACTCATGGAGGCCATTACATTCAATTACCGGTATGCAGGATATACAGCTTAAGGGCAGCAGAGAAATTGACTTGGTTTCCTGTGCTGCAACCAAATCGCTGAGATCAATGTTGAACTTGTAGCTGCTGTGACCTACATGGGACCACTGAAATGGTCAGTCACAAAGCTTGACAACTGGTGCAATAATGCACAAAAGTGTGGTTCTGCTTTTTGCCTCAGAATGACTCTACAAAAAGAGGCTGCTAGTTACAACAGTTGCGCTCCTTTGCATCAcgttttaaaaatataacaaaatacaaTTACAGCACAAATTAAATCTCATTCAGAAAGCAGATCATAAACCCTCATTCACCCTTCCCACATGCAGAGCCTCACCTCCTCTCTTCCAGTGCCTCAGCTGCAGTACCTCTTACTAATGTTTAAAGCTCTTTTTGTGTTGACTGCTCTTCATACCAACTCCAACAGACAGCAGTGAGCAGAGATGAGCAGCTCCAGCATTTATACACCTCTGTCCCAAAGGACACAGCGCCCTTCAGATCCATTGACCTCTCAACGCCCCCAGGGAACAGATCAACAGCATTGATGAGCCAAATAACACCATTCAAACACACCGAGCTGGACGCGGAGTATGTATCATCAAAAGCTGAAACACTAACCTTTGAAGGAATTTTGTTTGGCATgaaacaatggaaaaaaaaaggtgattcACACCTATTATTCTTGCTTTGGTTGCAGCCGCCAAAAGTACGCTACACAGTTCACACCAGTATGAGAGAATTGTGAAAAATATCCATTAGATTTTTAGATTCTGTAATGATGATGCCTGTTCTCTCGATTTACTCAATAAAACAGACGATTTTCTGATCATTGTCAAATGGATGAAATTACTTCATCTTTCATCTAACACTTTTAACCACATACTGGAATTTAAGGCCTCTTCCAACAATAGAAAAATAACTGCCACATTGCAAAGGAAGAAGAATATAATAAaagtagattaaaaaaaaaaaaaaccaatgcatccatcagatcacaagaaaagctgcATGACCTGCTTAATGCCCCATTATAATCAGCTAAACGTAACTACTGGCAATGGAAATGAGTGCACTAATTAAGACAATAAATTAGTTAGTCATGAACTAATTATActaaatagctttttttttccatatatgACATTAAGTATTAAGAGGTTTCCTTATTCATAAACAAATTTATGCAGTAAACTCTAAAATTTTAGCCAACAGCTATACAGAGTGTATTGTTTTTCGACTTGAGGGAGACAAATGTGATATCTAGAATAACCTGTCTGTACATTTATGATAACGTCACCAGACACTTAACTTAAAGCTTAACTTTACGTTAATGTTACTAAAAGCCTGTTTGTAGATTTAATCTTctcatctttcttttctttttaccttCCTTCAGTGAAATTCCTGAACGTGACCCTCATGGGAGCTTCTCTAAGTCACACACACTATCAGGTTACAGCACCTTCAAAACCGAGCAGTGAGGCCGGCTTTACTGTCCTTTAAAGTAGGTCTGTATGGAAACTTTAGGACAAAACTGGAACATGGTGCAACTTTTTCACTCTTACCCAACCAGCTACGGTATCAGCAGAGTATGCTCTGTCTTGATTTAAAAACGTCTGGTGATAAATAATGTACAGCTTAAAAAGGCCCCCAGAGGGCCATTTAACTGAAATGGGAATCTTTATGATATTCATTTAATAAAACATGTGCACCCAAATGGATATCTGACTCAAAACCCCAAACACAGATCAACATAAGCAAAGGGCATAGGAAAGGCTTGAGTATCATAAAACCTTCTCACATCAGACCAAACACCTTCCAAAAAACAGGTATTACCTTAAGTCAGTCGGCTCAAACTGAAATGATTTCAAAGTCAGGGCATCATGTGTT
Proteins encoded in this window:
- the septin4b gene encoding septin 4b isoform X2; its protein translation is MAAHLETSSDTEDQDKEYVGFATLPNQVHRKSVKKGFDFTLMVAGESGLGKSTLVNSLFLTDLYKDRKLLNAEERITQTVEITKHTVDIEEKGVKLKLTIVDTPGFGDAVNNTECWKSVADYIDQQFEQYFRDESGLNRKNIQDNRVHCCLYFISPFGHGLRPLDVEFMKALHEKVNIVPILAKADTLTPSEVKKKKFKIREEIEQYGIKIYQFPDCDSDEDEEFKQQDHELKESIPFAVIGSNTVVEAKGKRVRGRLYPWGIVEVENSAHCDFVKLRNMLVRTHMQDLKDVTRETHYENYRAQCIQSMTRMVVKERNRNKLTRESGTDFPIPMVSGVAESETEKLIREKDEELRRMQEMLQRIQDHLITQKEGY
- the septin4b gene encoding septin 4b isoform X1: MEDTDHEPPSSSDEQDSCPVSPNHNRHPDAAQHSSHSDDSEVENIMHEPHHHHHHHGDGAHDADGEAEGQEHPHTPSYLQPPVPGVAHSDSGSDPSLPQSKSVEFDLPSPLGIPRPKSPWALFDPYNNNEDQDKEYVGFATLPNQVHRKSVKKGFDFTLMVAGESGLGKSTLVNSLFLTDLYKDRKLLNAEERITQTVEITKHTVDIEEKGVKLKLTIVDTPGFGDAVNNTECWKSVADYIDQQFEQYFRDESGLNRKNIQDNRVHCCLYFISPFGHGLRPLDVEFMKALHEKVNIVPILAKADTLTPSEVKKKKFKIREEIEQYGIKIYQFPDCDSDEDEEFKQQDHELKESIPFAVIGSNTVVEAKGKRVRGRLYPWGIVEVENSAHCDFVKLRNMLVRTHMQDLKDVTRETHYENYRAQCIQSMTRMVVKERNRNKLTRESGTDFPIPMVSGVAESETEKLIREKDEELRRMQEMLQRIQDHLITQKEGY